A single genomic interval of Mycobacterium sp. DL592 harbors:
- a CDS encoding DUF732 domain-containing protein: protein MKKIAALAVLTTLMIQGAPAAHADPDTDFANQLHAVGVYGPRDYNAWIAKIACERLDGGIDHSAADSARFVARQLSKDATTVQSWQFVALAYSIYCPDRQLLLQQAANARPV, encoded by the coding sequence GTGAAAAAGATTGCCGCACTGGCTGTTCTCACCACCCTGATGATTCAGGGAGCACCTGCCGCCCATGCCGATCCGGACACCGATTTCGCAAACCAGCTGCACGCCGTCGGGGTCTACGGCCCGCGCGACTACAACGCGTGGATCGCGAAGATCGCCTGCGAGCGGCTGGACGGCGGCATCGATCACAGCGCAGCTGACTCGGCGCGGTTTGTCGCCAGGCAGCTGTCGAAGGATGCGACCACGGTGCAGTCATGGCAGTTCGTGGCGCTGGCCTACTCCATCTACTGCCCGGACCGCCAGCTGCTGTTGCAGCAGGCGGCGAACGCCCGGCCGGTCTGA
- a CDS encoding DUF5078 domain-containing protein — MVFAAAVAGLTMVSGVPGTAAADATDDYPIPKRIIQTTCTVDQYMAAARDTSPIYYERYMIDYNNRPVDIEDAARDRIYWFFALDAAGRRQYSEDTATDIYFEQMATHWGNWAKLFFNNKGVVAKATDVCAQYPQADPGVWNWGPNQRQ, encoded by the coding sequence ATGGTCTTCGCAGCAGCGGTCGCGGGTCTGACAATGGTTTCCGGGGTTCCCGGCACGGCGGCAGCAGACGCCACCGACGACTACCCGATCCCCAAGCGGATCATCCAGACCACATGCACCGTCGACCAGTACATGGCCGCGGCGCGCGACACCTCGCCGATCTACTACGAGCGCTACATGATCGACTACAACAACCGGCCCGTCGACATCGAGGATGCCGCCCGCGACCGCATCTACTGGTTCTTCGCACTGGACGCCGCGGGCCGCCGCCAGTACTCCGAAGACACCGCGACCGACATCTACTTCGAGCAGATGGCCACGCACTGGGGCAACTGGGCGAAGCTGTTCTTCAACAACAAGGGCGTCGTCGCCAAAGCCACCGACGTCTGTGCCCAATACCCGCAGGCCGACCCGGGCGTCTGGAACTGGGGACCCAACCAGCGGCAGTGA
- a CDS encoding cell wall metabolism sensor histidine kinase WalK, with product MSRRLPPVPDPEPGIRYRLRHPSAWSLRIRLLAAQVVLLATVCIGIGVGTLTAMHRYLLDQLDEQVIDAATRSSLLYALGPPPPMPGVSSAAPSGAFFLNAPGQSAGTLGALLSEGRVLDGAVVTGSGALKPLSESACRGISTMFFAEPTTINIDGLGSYRVITSPARNGRHIVTGLPTNGPDQTQLSLLWMLGVMVAVGLGAAVLVGLLILRRQLAPLSAVAATAARVADSDLDHGEVTMPRPLAAAESPSRYTEVGRLGAAFDRMLQRIGDAMAARHASETRVRQFVADASHELRTPLAAIRGYTELVQRDQTEFSDNVVHALGRIDSEAKRMSSLVEDMLLLARLDAGRVIDAEPVDLSQLAIDAVSDAHIAGRDHSWELRLPDEPVVMIGDGARLHQVLANLLSNARVHTPPGTAIAISLRTVNGRIVIEVTDDGPGIPVAQQPEIFGRFVRGDSSRSRRGGSTGLGLAIVSAVVNAHRGEVMVRSIPGATTFTVVLPAAPEGR from the coding sequence ATGTCCCGGCGACTACCCCCGGTTCCCGATCCGGAGCCGGGGATTCGGTATCGGCTGCGCCATCCCAGTGCGTGGTCGTTGAGGATCCGCCTGCTGGCGGCCCAGGTGGTTCTACTGGCAACGGTGTGCATCGGAATCGGCGTCGGCACATTGACGGCCATGCATCGGTATCTACTCGATCAACTCGATGAACAGGTCATCGATGCGGCGACGCGTTCCTCCCTGCTGTATGCCCTTGGTCCGCCGCCGCCGATGCCTGGTGTCTCCAGTGCGGCTCCTTCCGGCGCCTTCTTCCTCAACGCACCGGGCCAATCTGCCGGCACATTGGGAGCATTGCTGTCGGAAGGGCGCGTTCTGGACGGCGCGGTTGTCACTGGCAGCGGAGCGCTGAAACCGTTGAGCGAGAGCGCTTGTCGGGGGATATCCACCATGTTCTTCGCAGAGCCTACGACGATCAACATTGACGGCCTCGGATCGTATCGGGTCATCACTTCCCCGGCTCGCAATGGGCGACACATCGTTACCGGCTTGCCGACCAATGGTCCAGATCAGACTCAATTGTCACTGTTGTGGATGCTCGGCGTGATGGTCGCGGTGGGGCTGGGCGCCGCGGTGTTGGTTGGCCTTCTGATTCTGCGCCGCCAGCTAGCTCCGCTGTCGGCGGTGGCCGCCACCGCGGCACGGGTTGCGGACTCCGACCTCGACCATGGCGAGGTGACGATGCCAAGGCCATTGGCGGCGGCAGAATCGCCCTCGCGCTACACCGAAGTGGGACGGCTCGGTGCCGCCTTCGATCGGATGCTGCAGCGTATCGGCGATGCGATGGCGGCGCGGCACGCAAGTGAGACGCGGGTGCGCCAGTTCGTGGCTGACGCCAGCCACGAGTTGCGGACCCCGTTGGCGGCCATCCGGGGGTATACCGAACTGGTGCAACGTGATCAGACTGAATTCTCCGACAATGTCGTCCATGCGTTAGGCCGAATCGACTCCGAAGCCAAGCGCATGTCCAGCCTGGTTGAGGACATGCTGTTGTTGGCCCGTCTAGATGCGGGGCGAGTGATCGATGCTGAGCCAGTAGACCTGTCGCAGTTGGCGATTGACGCGGTCAGCGACGCACACATCGCGGGGCGTGATCATTCGTGGGAGCTGCGTCTACCTGATGAACCGGTTGTGATGATCGGTGACGGTGCACGACTTCACCAGGTGCTGGCCAATCTGCTTTCCAATGCCCGTGTGCACACCCCGCCGGGCACAGCTATTGCGATCTCGCTGAGGACAGTGAACGGGCGGATCGTCATTGAGGTGACGGACGATGGCCCTGGCATACCGGTTGCGCAGCAACCCGAGATCTTCGGTCGCTTCGTGCGCGGTGACAGCTCGCGCTCACGTCGGGGCGGTAGCACCGGCCTGGGTCTGGCGATAGTGAGCGCGGTGGTCAACGCTCACAGAGGTGAGGTCATGGTGCGCAGCATCCCCGGTGCCACCACCTTCACCGTCGTACTGCCCGCTGCGCCCGAAGGGCGGTAG
- a CDS encoding DUF3017 domain-containing protein has translation MTARVRRRPPTRDEVVSFARRVVRSQWPILSVIAVFLLAFVLVAAGFWRRGSLLIGIAVGVAAALRLVLSDERAGLLVVRSRSLDFATMTTLCVVMIYVASTIDPLGTS, from the coding sequence GTGACCGCTCGGGTGCGCCGCCGGCCGCCGACGCGCGACGAGGTGGTCTCCTTCGCCCGACGTGTTGTGCGGTCGCAGTGGCCGATCCTGAGTGTGATCGCGGTGTTCCTGCTGGCCTTCGTGCTGGTGGCCGCGGGCTTCTGGCGGCGCGGTTCGCTGCTGATCGGCATCGCGGTCGGGGTGGCCGCCGCGCTGCGGCTGGTGCTCTCCGACGAGCGCGCCGGTCTGCTGGTGGTGCGCTCCCGCAGTCTGGACTTCGCCACCATGACAACGTTGTGCGTGGTCATGATCTACGTGGCTTCGACCATCGACCCGCTGGGCACGTCGTAG
- a CDS encoding MPT63 family protein, translating to MTMRTAIVAAAVGLSIAMAPTAAGAPTDPTTDTFGGWNHLADDGGNVITVWQVSNLKPSSDTIPGYPLAGKLWEATAAVRAAKGTVTPIIPDFNARAANGTNYQVLWQAATPAGISAATLPQGAKSTGKLYFDVTGPAPTQVVYNNGVTDLLVWK from the coding sequence ATGACGATGAGGACGGCTATTGTCGCCGCAGCAGTGGGCCTGTCGATCGCGATGGCGCCGACAGCGGCCGGGGCACCCACGGACCCGACGACGGATACGTTCGGTGGCTGGAACCACCTTGCCGACGACGGCGGCAACGTGATCACGGTGTGGCAGGTCAGCAACCTCAAGCCGAGCAGCGACACCATCCCCGGCTACCCGCTGGCAGGCAAGCTGTGGGAGGCCACCGCGGCGGTGCGGGCGGCCAAAGGTACTGTGACGCCGATCATTCCGGACTTCAATGCCCGCGCCGCGAACGGCACCAACTACCAGGTGCTGTGGCAGGCGGCGACCCCGGCCGGCATCAGCGCCGCGACGCTGCCGCAGGGCGCCAAGTCGACAGGCAAGCTGTACTTCGACGTGACCGGGCCGGCTCCGACCCAGGTCGTCTACAACAACGGTGTGACCGACCTGCTGGTCTGGAAGTAG
- a CDS encoding NADH:flavin oxidoreductase: MNSAPDVFSPAKLGPITLRNRILKSATFEARTPDDVVSDDLISFHRQIAAGGVGMTTVAYTAVSQGGRTNGGQIWMRPAAVPGLQRLADAVHAEGAAISAQIGHAGPVANARSNKAPALAPVRFFNPLSMKFARHANRDDITDVIAAHAAAARFAIDSGFDAVEIHLGHNYLASSFLSPMINRRSDEFGGSLENRAKVARSVVMAVRREVERLGPAPIAVTAKLNMSDGVRGGISIDESLQTARWLQDDGGLDALELTAGSSLLNPMYLFRGDAPVKEFAAAQKWPLNWGMRMTGTKFMREYPYEDTYLLRDALKFRAELTLPLILLGGITNRDTMDRAMADGFEFVAMGRALLAEPDLLNRIKADGDAHSVQSLCTHCNKCMPTIYSRTICVETGAPA; this comes from the coding sequence ATGAACAGTGCGCCAGATGTGTTCAGTCCGGCCAAACTCGGCCCGATTACGCTGCGCAATCGCATCCTCAAGTCAGCCACCTTCGAAGCCCGCACCCCCGACGATGTCGTCTCCGACGATCTGATCTCGTTCCACCGCCAAATCGCGGCCGGCGGGGTGGGCATGACCACGGTCGCCTACACGGCGGTGAGCCAGGGCGGGCGCACCAACGGCGGGCAGATCTGGATGCGCCCGGCGGCCGTTCCCGGCCTGCAACGCCTCGCCGACGCCGTCCACGCCGAGGGCGCCGCGATCAGCGCGCAGATCGGCCACGCCGGCCCGGTGGCCAACGCGCGTTCGAACAAGGCGCCCGCGCTGGCACCGGTGCGCTTCTTCAACCCGCTGTCGATGAAGTTCGCCCGGCACGCCAACCGTGACGACATCACCGACGTGATCGCCGCGCACGCCGCGGCCGCCCGGTTCGCCATCGACTCCGGTTTCGACGCCGTCGAGATCCACCTGGGCCACAACTACCTCGCCAGTTCGTTCCTGTCGCCGATGATCAACCGGCGCTCCGACGAGTTCGGCGGGTCGCTGGAGAACCGCGCCAAGGTGGCCCGCTCGGTCGTGATGGCGGTGCGCCGCGAGGTCGAGCGGCTGGGCCCGGCACCGATCGCGGTCACCGCCAAGCTCAACATGTCCGACGGCGTGCGCGGCGGCATCAGCATCGACGAGTCGCTGCAGACCGCGCGCTGGCTGCAAGACGACGGCGGTCTGGACGCCCTCGAGCTGACCGCCGGAAGCTCGCTGCTCAACCCGATGTATCTGTTCCGCGGCGACGCACCGGTCAAGGAGTTCGCCGCGGCGCAGAAGTGGCCGCTCAACTGGGGCATGCGGATGACCGGCACGAAGTTCATGCGGGAATACCCCTACGAGGACACCTACCTGCTGCGCGACGCGCTGAAGTTCCGCGCCGAGCTGACCTTGCCGCTGATCCTGCTCGGCGGCATCACCAACCGCGACACCATGGACCGCGCGATGGCCGACGGCTTCGAGTTCGTGGCGATGGGCCGCGCCCTGCTGGCCGAACCGGACCTGCTCAACCGCATCAAGGCCGACGGCGATGCGCATTCCGTGCAGTCGCTGTGCACGCACTGCAACAAATGCATGCCGACGATCTACTCGCGGACGATCTGCGTCGAAACGGGCGCTCCCGCCTGA
- a CDS encoding bifunctional methylenetetrahydrofolate dehydrogenase/methenyltetrahydrofolate cyclohydrolase gives MVAITLDGKLTRDEIFVDLTERVAALTAAGRTPGLGTVLVGDDPGSHAYVRGKHADCAKVGITSIRRDLPADITQAQLEDTLDELNANPDCTGYIVQLPLPRHLDENAALERIDPSKDADGLHPISLGRLVLGKDAPLPCTPRGIVHLLRRYDVPIDGAHVVVIGRGVTVGRPLGLLLTRRTENATVTLCHTGTRDLAALTRQADIIVAAVGVPHMLTPAMVRPGAAVVDVGVSRVEGKLTGDVHPDVWEIAGHISPNPGGVGPLTRAFLLTNVVEAAEGAR, from the coding sequence GTGGTCGCTATCACCTTGGACGGCAAGCTCACCCGCGACGAGATTTTCGTCGACCTGACCGAACGTGTGGCGGCGTTGACCGCGGCCGGACGCACTCCCGGACTGGGCACCGTTCTCGTCGGCGACGATCCCGGTTCACACGCCTACGTGCGCGGTAAGCACGCCGACTGCGCCAAGGTCGGTATCACCTCGATTCGCCGGGACCTGCCCGCTGACATCACCCAGGCGCAGCTCGAGGACACCCTCGACGAGCTCAATGCGAACCCGGACTGCACGGGCTACATCGTGCAGCTTCCGCTGCCGCGCCACCTCGACGAGAACGCCGCGCTCGAACGGATCGACCCGAGCAAGGACGCCGACGGACTGCACCCGATCAGCCTGGGCAGGCTGGTGCTCGGCAAGGACGCGCCGCTGCCGTGCACCCCGCGCGGCATCGTGCACCTGCTGCGCCGCTACGACGTCCCGATCGACGGTGCCCACGTGGTGGTGATCGGCCGCGGTGTCACGGTGGGCCGCCCGCTGGGGCTGCTGCTGACCCGCCGCACCGAGAACGCGACAGTGACGTTGTGCCACACCGGAACCCGCGATCTCGCCGCGTTGACGCGGCAGGCCGACATCATCGTCGCCGCCGTCGGGGTGCCGCACATGCTGACGCCCGCCATGGTCCGTCCGGGCGCGGCGGTGGTCGACGTCGGGGTGAGCCGGGTCGAGGGCAAGCTCACCGGAGACGTCCACCCCGACGTGTGGGAGATCGCCGGGCACATCTCGCCGAACCCCGGCGGGGTCGGGCCGCTGACGCGGGCCTTCCTGCTGACCAACGTCGTCGAGGCCGCCGAAGGGGCCCGGTGA
- a CDS encoding response regulator transcription factor: MAGIRLASLCRLDGMPIHALVVDDEPILAEMVSMTLRYEGWRVDTAGSGAAALKSARESPPDVVILDIMLPDISGLEVLERLRADRPGLPLLLLTARDSLEDRIAGLSAGGDDYVTKPFSLEELVLRLRALLRRAGVAVSNDAAKVVVGDLVLDEDTREVTRGGDAINLTATEFEVLRYLMHNARRVVSKSQILDEVWDYDFGGRSNVVELFISYLRKKIDYGRQPMIHTLRGSGYLIKPAGLHQL; the protein is encoded by the coding sequence ATGGCTGGCATCAGGCTCGCAAGCCTGTGCCGCCTGGACGGTATGCCTATCCATGCGCTGGTCGTCGATGATGAGCCGATATTGGCAGAAATGGTCTCGATGACGCTGCGCTATGAAGGGTGGCGCGTGGACACCGCTGGAAGCGGGGCGGCAGCGCTCAAGTCCGCACGCGAGAGTCCGCCAGACGTGGTCATCCTGGACATAATGTTGCCTGATATCAGTGGCCTGGAGGTCCTGGAGCGACTGCGAGCGGACCGCCCTGGCCTGCCACTGCTGTTGTTGACTGCCAGGGACTCCCTAGAAGATCGCATCGCGGGCCTCAGCGCCGGTGGCGACGACTACGTTACGAAGCCCTTCAGCCTCGAAGAACTCGTGCTGCGACTGAGGGCATTGTTACGCCGCGCGGGCGTAGCTGTGTCCAACGACGCCGCAAAAGTGGTAGTCGGTGATCTGGTGCTGGACGAGGACACTCGTGAGGTAACGCGTGGCGGAGACGCGATCAACCTGACTGCAACAGAATTCGAGGTGCTGCGGTACCTGATGCACAACGCTCGTCGAGTGGTCAGCAAGAGCCAGATTCTCGACGAAGTGTGGGACTACGACTTCGGCGGCCGCTCCAACGTTGTGGAACTTTTCATCTCTTATCTCAGGAAAAAGATTGACTACGGACGTCAACCGATGATCCACACACTTCGAGGCTCCGGCTATTTGATCAAGCCCGCCGGACTTCATCAGTTGTGA
- a CDS encoding FHA domain-containing protein: MSRPSAPALTVRYDGAERTFAAGHDVVVGRDLRADVRVAHPLISRAHLVLRFDNGRWLAIDNGSLNGMFINGRRIPSVDIADGMTVNVGNPDGPALRFAVGRHQGTVGRPPQTSSVRVSAPPSSPSWPAAPSQGPATANAWPPPPARPQPAYQPPPAYPTSGSPAQPTYPTRPPSAPAPVPPPPAAAPTQMRPAAGKPAASSNIATSMLKILRPGAPSEVPPGGIKIGRATDNDIVIPDVLASRHHATLIPTPGGTEIVDNRSINGTFVNGTRVDTAMLNEGDTVTIGNIDLVFAGGTLARRTETEAATATGGLDVRGVTWTIENNKTLLDNISLTARPGTLTAVIGPSGAGKSTFARLVAGYTHPTSGTVTFEGHNVHAEYASLRSRIGMVPQDDVVHGQLTVNQALMYAAELRLPPDTTKEDRQQVVAQVLGELEMTQHADTRVDKLSGGQRKRASVALELLTGPSLLILDEPTSGLDPALDRQVMTMLRQLADAGRVVLVVTHSLTYLDVCDQVLLLAPGGKTAFCGTPSQIGPAMGTTNWADIFSAVAGDPDAAYQRYLAQTGPTPPPPPVEAPSDIGEPTHTSLLRQFSTIARRQMRLIISDRGYFAFLALLPFIMGVLSLSVPGTVGFGVPDPMGNAPNEPGQILVLLNVGAIFMGTALTVRDLIGERAIFRREQAVGLSTTAYLLAKVCIYAVFAIVQSSIVTAITIAGKGAPTQGSLTFLSPTLELFVVMAATTVTAAMVGLALSALAKSNEQIMPLLVVAVMSQLVFSGGMIPVTGRLVLDQLSWFTPARWGFAASASTVDLIKLVPGPLTPKDRHWEHTASAWWFDMGMLGALCVGYLSFVRWKIRLKSA, from the coding sequence ATGAGTCGACCTTCCGCACCCGCGCTGACCGTTCGGTACGACGGGGCGGAGCGCACCTTCGCCGCAGGCCACGACGTCGTGGTCGGCCGCGACCTTCGTGCCGATGTCCGTGTTGCCCACCCGCTGATCTCGCGCGCACATCTGGTGCTTCGCTTCGACAACGGCCGCTGGCTGGCCATCGACAACGGCTCGCTCAACGGGATGTTCATCAACGGCAGGCGGATTCCGTCGGTCGATATCGCCGACGGGATGACCGTCAACGTCGGCAACCCGGACGGGCCCGCCCTGCGCTTCGCGGTCGGCCGTCATCAGGGGACGGTAGGACGCCCACCGCAGACTTCCTCGGTGCGCGTCTCGGCGCCGCCGTCGTCACCCTCGTGGCCGGCCGCGCCCAGCCAGGGACCGGCGACCGCCAACGCCTGGCCGCCGCCACCGGCGCGACCGCAGCCCGCCTATCAGCCGCCGCCGGCCTACCCGACCAGCGGTTCACCCGCGCAGCCGACGTATCCGACCCGGCCGCCGAGCGCGCCGGCACCGGTGCCCCCGCCGCCGGCCGCCGCACCGACCCAGATGCGGCCCGCGGCAGGTAAGCCCGCCGCGTCGTCGAACATCGCGACGTCGATGCTCAAGATCCTGCGGCCCGGCGCGCCCAGCGAGGTGCCGCCCGGCGGTATCAAGATCGGCCGCGCGACCGACAACGACATCGTCATTCCCGACGTGCTGGCCTCGCGCCACCACGCGACGCTGATCCCGACCCCGGGCGGCACGGAGATCGTCGACAACCGCAGCATCAACGGCACGTTCGTCAACGGCACCCGGGTCGACACCGCGATGCTCAACGAAGGCGACACCGTCACCATCGGCAACATCGACCTGGTGTTCGCCGGCGGCACGCTGGCCCGGCGCACTGAGACCGAGGCCGCCACCGCCACCGGCGGTCTGGACGTGCGCGGCGTGACGTGGACGATCGAGAACAACAAGACGCTGCTGGACAACATCTCGCTGACCGCGCGCCCCGGCACCCTCACGGCGGTCATCGGTCCCTCGGGTGCGGGCAAGTCGACGTTCGCGCGGCTGGTCGCCGGTTACACCCATCCGACAAGTGGCACAGTCACTTTCGAGGGACACAACGTCCACGCCGAGTACGCCTCACTGCGCTCCCGGATCGGGATGGTGCCCCAGGACGACGTGGTCCACGGCCAGCTGACGGTCAACCAGGCGCTGATGTACGCGGCCGAGCTGCGGCTGCCGCCGGACACCACCAAGGAGGACCGCCAGCAGGTGGTGGCCCAGGTGCTCGGGGAGCTGGAGATGACCCAGCACGCCGACACCCGGGTGGACAAGCTGTCGGGCGGGCAGCGCAAGCGCGCCTCGGTGGCGCTGGAACTGCTGACCGGCCCGTCGCTGCTGATCCTGGACGAGCCCACCTCGGGCCTGGACCCCGCGCTGGACCGGCAGGTCATGACGATGCTGCGCCAACTGGCCGACGCCGGCCGCGTGGTGCTGGTGGTCACCCACTCGCTGACCTATCTCGACGTGTGCGATCAGGTGCTGCTGCTGGCGCCGGGAGGCAAGACCGCGTTCTGCGGCACCCCTAGCCAGATCGGCCCGGCGATGGGCACCACAAACTGGGCCGACATCTTCAGCGCCGTGGCCGGCGATCCCGACGCCGCTTATCAGCGTTACCTGGCCCAGACCGGTCCGACTCCCCCACCGCCGCCGGTGGAGGCGCCGTCGGACATCGGCGAGCCGACTCATACCAGTCTGCTGCGCCAATTCTCGACGATCGCGCGGCGCCAGATGCGGCTGATCATCTCCGACCGCGGCTACTTCGCGTTCCTGGCGCTGCTGCCGTTCATCATGGGTGTGCTCTCGCTGTCGGTGCCGGGCACCGTCGGCTTCGGGGTGCCCGACCCGATGGGCAACGCCCCCAACGAACCGGGTCAGATCCTCGTGCTGCTGAACGTCGGTGCAATCTTCATGGGCACCGCCCTGACAGTGCGCGATCTGATCGGCGAGCGGGCGATCTTCCGCCGTGAGCAGGCGGTCGGGTTGTCGACGACGGCGTATCTGCTGGCGAAGGTGTGCATCTACGCGGTGTTCGCGATCGTGCAGTCCTCGATCGTCACGGCCATCACCATCGCCGGCAAGGGCGCCCCGACGCAGGGTTCGCTGACGTTCCTGTCGCCGACGCTGGAGCTGTTCGTGGTGATGGCGGCGACGACGGTCACCGCCGCGATGGTGGGTCTGGCGCTGTCGGCGCTGGCCAAGTCCAACGAGCAGATCATGCCGCTTCTCGTGGTGGCGGTGATGAGCCAGCTGGTGTTCTCCGGCGGCATGATCCCGGTGACCGGCCGCCTAGTGCTCGACCAATTGTCCTGGTTCACCCCGGCGCGCTGGGGCTTCGCCGCCTCGGCCTCGACGGTCGACCTCATCAAGCTGGTGCCGGGACCGCTGACCCCCAAGGACCGGCACTGGGAACACACGGCGTCGGCGTGGTGGTTCGACATGGGGATGCTCGGCGCGCTGTGCGTCGGCTACCTGAGCTTCGTGCGATGGAAGATTCGGCTCAAGAGCGCATAA